The genomic stretch CCGGGGAAGGAGCCGGGGCATGACGATGCCGGAATCGGAACGGGTGCGCATCCGGGAGTACCTCGTGGCGCAGGCAGCGTCGCGGAGCATCGAGGAGCTGATTGAACGGGTCGAAGGCGGCATGGCCGAGCTGTTCGCCGCCGCGCGGGCGATCCCCGCGGAGCGGTATGAGGAGCATCCACCCGGAGACGAGTGGAGCCCGATGGACTGTCTCGCCCACGTGGTGGGCTGGAACCTGCAGGTCGCAACTGCGGTGCTGCACGTGGCGCTGACGGGCGAGCGCCCTGCAAACGGTCTCCCGGAGCTGCCGCGCGAGCGGGAGCAGATCCTCGAGGCCCAGGCGGCCGGCAACGCTTCGCTGTATGAGCACGTGCGGGCGGCTGACCCGGGGGCCCACCTGGAGGTGCGGTGGGAGCACCCGTTCTTCGGCCCGCTGAACTGGCGCGAGTGGCTGCTCTTCCTTCGACTCCACGCGCTCGACCATGCGCGCCAGCTGGCCGGTATGCGGGAGGCGCTCGGTGCGTGAGCCGCGGCCCCTGCGGGTGGTGCATACCTCCGATGTGCACCTCGGTGCGTACGCTGGAAACGACCACCCGGGATGGGTGGAGCGGCGCCGGCGGATGGAAGCGGCATTCTCCCGGGTGATCGACCTCGCCAACCGGGCGTGTGCGGATGTGCTCGTCCTGGCGGGGGATATCTTCGACAATGACCGGGTGCCTGCGGAGACGGTGGAGTGGGCTGCCGCGCAGATTGCTCGTTTCAAAGGCCAGGCGTTCCTCATTCCGGGGAACCATGACCCAATGGACCCGGGGAGCATCTACTGGCGCCACGATATGGAGGCGATCGCGAAGCGGCTGACGATCGTGCGGGAGCACCGAGGCGAGGTCATTGAGCCGGAAGGGGTGGACCTGGTGGTCTGGGGGCGGGCGTACCTGGACTCAGACTGGCACTTCCGGCCGCTCGACGGGCTGCCGGAGCGGCTCGACCGGCGATGGCACATCGCGCTCGCGCATGGCCACTTCGTCCCGGAGGGCGGCGAGACCTACCGGTCATTGCCGATCCACGAGCGGGAGCTGGCCGCTGCGCGGGGGCACTGGGATTACGTCGCCCTGGGGCACTGGGAGCCGCACGCTGACGTCAGCCGCCACGGGGTGACGGCGGTCTACTCGGGAGCGCCGATGCCGTTGAGCGATGCGAACCGCCGGGCGGGGCTGTGCGTGATTGTCGATTTCGATGCTCGCGGCGTACGGTGGCGGACTGAGCGGGTGGACGGGTAGGGCGTCGTCGGCCGGGTCCGGCGATGCCCCAGAAGGGCCGCTCGTGGTAGATTGGAGATGACGGGGCAGGGTAGCTCAGCAGGTCAGAGCGCACGACTCATAATCGTGAGGTCGGGAGTTCGAGCCTCCCCCCTGCTACCACTTGCAGATCTGCCCGGCTTTCCCCTCCGGTTCGCTGCCCGGCTACGCGGTGCAGTCGCAGGCCTGCGGTCCGCGTGAATCCCCGCGAGTGCGGAGCTTTTCCATCATCGGGGCGAAGTTGACTGAGTAGCTCAACTTCGTTACGTTACACGGCGTGACAACACTCGCCCCTCCCGCTCCCTCGACCGTTTCCCGTTTCGCGGTGAAGCCGCTTGCCCTGGGCGGGGTTATCGCGGCTGTTTGGCTTCTGCTCGACCAGCGGGGTTTCGCGATCGGCGCCTTCTGGCTTATCGGCGTGGCGTTCGGCGTGGTGCTGCAGCGAAGCCGCCTCTGCTTCGCCGGGGCGTTCCGCGACCTGGTTCTGCTCGGCGACGGGCGCCTGTTCCGGGCGATCCTGGTCGGGCTGGCGGTCGCTACCGTGGGCTTTGTGTTTCTCGAGGCGCGGCTGGCGCCGGACCCGGGATTCGGCATCGCGCCGGCCGGGCCGCACATCCAGCCGGTCGGCATTGCGACCGTCGTGGGCGGCGTGCTGTTCGGCGTGGGCATGGTGCTGGCGGGCGGCTGCGTCTCGGGGTCGCTCTGGCGGATGGGCGAAGGGTACGTGGCCTCGTGGGTGGCGATGGCCGGCATCGTGGCGGGGACGGTCGTCGCAAATCGGCAGTGGGCCTGGTGGTACGACAACGACATCCGCGAGCGGACGGCCGTGTGGCTGCCGGCCGAACTGGGCGGCTACCCCCTGGCGCTGGCACTGACGCTCGCGGCGCTTGCGGGGCTGTACGTCCTCGTGCTCTGGTGGGAGTCGCGCACCCCGAAGATGCCGGAGTTCCCTGCGCCCCCGCCGGAGCCGGCCTTCGGACTGCGCGAGCAGCTGCGCCAGGGCTGGGACCGGGTCTGGGGCGGCCACGGGTGGAGCTACACGACCGGGGCGGTTGCGCTGGCGGTTCTTTCGGTGTTCGCGCTCGGGCTGCAGGTGCCGCTCGGGGTTACCGGCGGGATTTCGCTCTGGGCCGACAACGTGCTCGGCTGGTTCGATGCTGGCTCGCTGCCGCTAAAGGGCAGCGAGCTGCTGGCAGGCTGCACGCCGGGCGGGGCCGAGAAGTGGTTCACGGTGCGGACGGCGACGATGCTCGGGCTGGTGGCCGGGGCGTTCACCGCATCGGTGCTTTCGGGTGAGTTCCGTCTCCGGTGGCCGCGGCAGCGGAGCCGGTATGTGCAGGCCGCGGCGGGCGGCATCCTGATGGGGTATGCCTCGGTGATCGCCATTGGGTGCACCATCGGGGCGTTTTTCTCGTCAATCCCCTCGCTGGCGCTGGCCGGCTGGGTCTATGGCATCGCGCTCTTCGGGGGCGCCTGGGTCGGCGTCGCGCTGATCCGGCGGCTCCCGTAGTTGAGAGGCAAGGAGGGAAAGATGGAACTGGACGTCCGGGGGGAGATGTGCCCCTACCCGGCGATGAAGGCGCGGGAGGCGCTCGCAAAGCTGCCAGCGGGCGAGTGTCTCGAGGTGCTGACCGACCACGCCCCGGCGCTTTCGACGGTGCCGTGGGAAGGGGCAAAGCTGAACTACCGCTCAACGATTGAGCCCGTTGGCCGGGGGACCTGGCGCATCCGGCTCGAACCGGCCGAAGGGACGCTCGACCAGAAAAAGGCGCTCGCGGAGATTGCGCGACGCGCTGCGGAACTTTCGAAGGGCTAAGGAACAAGGAGGAAACGACATGTTGGAATCTCTGCGGCGGCGGCTGCCCCTGGCGGGGCTGGTATTTGCACTTCTGCTGGCATTGCCGCTCGCGGCCGCGTGCGGCGGCGACGATGACGATACGAACGGCGCCGGCTCGAACGGCGACGCCGCAGCGGAGCCGGCAGGTTACGCCGAGCCGGACCTGCTGGCAGAAACCGACTGGCTCGCCGGGAAGCTTGGCGACCCGTCGCTGGTTATCGTGGATATCCGCAAGAAGGAGGCCTACGAGGCCGGCCACATCCCGGGTGCGGTGTGGTACGACCAGGCCGCGCTGAAGGACCCGGACGAGAAGCTGTACGTGATCCGTGAGAGCCTGTTTGCCGAGAAGGTGGGCGCGCTGGGCATCGACGGAACCAAGGAGGTCGTAATTTACGACGATGGAACCGGGCTCTGGGCGACGCGCCTGTGGTGGGTGCTCGATTACTACGGTCACCCGAAGGCACGGGTGGTGAACGGCGGCTGGGCGAAGTGGGAGAAGGAAGGCCGGCCAGTGACGAAGGATGTGCCGAACCCGACCCCGGCGAAGTTCGTCGCGAAGCCGAACCCCGATGTCATCTGTGCCCTTGATTATGTCAAGGACAAGGCGACGAACCCGGACCCCAATGTGGTGATTCTCGACGCCCGCACGCAGGCGGAGTACACCGGCGCAGACGTGCGCGCGGCCCGCGGGGGTCACATTCCGAATGCCGTCAACCTCGACTGGCAGGCATCGCTGACGGAGACCGACCCGAAGGTGTGGAAGTCGGCGGACCAGCTGCGCGCGCAGTTCGCGAAAGTCGGCATTACCAAAGACACCCAGGTCATCACCTACTGCCAGACGGGTGTGCGCGCGGCCCATTCGCTGTTCACGCTCCGCCTGGTCGGCCTTGGGAAAGGCAACAAGGTGTACGACGGTTCGTGGGCCGAGTGGGGGAATTCGAAGGAGACACCGGTCCAGCAGTAGCTGCCGTTTCACGGCGCGGATTCACGATGCGGGGCGCTCAGCAGGGCGCCCCGCTCTCGTTCTTTTCGGTTTCGGCCGTGCCGGCTTGACATCGCGGTTAGGATTGATGACGTGAGGGCATGGCTTGGCATGGCAGCAGGCGCCCTGGTACTGGCCGTTGCAGCCTGCGGCGGTCCAGGCGAGGCGGAACGAGACGCGGCTGGTGCCGGGGCGGGGCAGCAGGAGGCCAACGTCGGTGCCGGACCGGCCGAAAGCCGTGCGGCGACGCCCACTGCCACAGCGACCCCGACTGCGACGCCAACGGCAGCCGGCGTCACGCCTCCGCGGCCCTCGCCCACCCCGGCACTGACGGCAACTCCCACACGACCGGCCGGCCAGGCGACGGCAACGCCGACGACGCCGCCTCTGCCTCCGACGGCCACGCCGACTCTGCGTCCGCCCCAGCCGACGCCCACCGCCACGAGCAGGCCGCCCGGACTCACGCCGACATCCCCGCCGGGCGGATCAGGACGGTGTGACCCGTCATACCCGACTGTCTGCATTCCTCCGCCACCACCCGACCTCGACTGCAAGAGCATTCCGCACCGCAGGTTTGTCGTGCTTCCACCTGACCCGCACGGCTTCGACAGCGACGGCGACGGCATCGGCTGCGAGAGCGGCTAGGGAACTGGGACCGCCTCGAGACGGTTGCCCGGTTGGATGGCGGCGGCGGAGCCGGCGGGGAGCTCGACCACAGACCGGGCTCCGCGCGCAGCTGCCAGCCCGAGCCATGGGCGGACGCCGCGGGCAACCTTCAGGACCCGGCCGTCGTGGTCCAGAAAGATTGCGTCGATCGCAAACCTCATGCCGAGCATGTGGATGGAGGAGCAGGGCTGAATCCATAGGCCCTCGCCGGGCTCGAGCGGCCGACGGAACATGAGCCCGCGAAAGCGGCTCCAGAAGGAATCGGCGACGCTGACGCGCGCTGCGACCGTTTCGCCGGTGCGCTGGTTCACAAGACGGACGGTGGGCGGCACGGCCGGAGGGTACACCGGGCACCGGGCGCCGGCTACCGCTGGACTGCGAACGTGACGGCGTGGCGGATGAGTTCTTCGCCGCGCCAGTTGCGGCCGCTGAACGTGACCTCGATGGCATCGCCGCGGTCGTCAATGGCCAGGAGGCCGAACTGGCCGCCGCCGGGGCGGGCACCCTCGCTGTAGGGGCCGCCCTTGACCGAGCCGCGCCGGTCGAGGGCCCCGGCGTGATAGACGGGAAAGCCCGGACCGGCGCCGCCGGCAGCGAAGCGGTTGTTCGCGCCGCTGTCCGCAGCGAGCATGTGGGCATCACCGCTGAGCATCACAAGGTTGCGGATCCCGTGCTCGAGGACGAAGTCGGCGATTTGGCGGCGTTCGGCGGCGTATGCGCCCCAGTCATCGCCGCCGGCCGACGACGAGATCCACGGGACGCTGCTGACCCAGATGACCAGGGCGGCGGTGTCGCGGGCGCGAAGGAGTTCGTCGAACAACCACGCGAGCTGAACGTCGCCGAGCATGCTCTTGTCCGGGCCGTCGGGGACGCTGGAGGGTGCGCGTTCGGAGCGGCTGTCCGTGAGGATGACGCGCACACGCCCGACGGTAAACGCCTGGGCGATTGGGCCATCGAGCGGCAGGGGGTAGTGGGGCACGATCTCGCGGTAGACGGACCGGGCAGCGTCGCGCGAGGCGGTGGTCCGGTCGGCGTCGTTGCCCCCGTAATCGTGGTCGTCCCACGTATAGGCGACGGGCGCGGCCAGCCAGAGAGCCTGCTGCGCGGGGCTCCTGAGCGAGCGTGCGTAGGCGCGACGGATTGCCGCGGGGTCGTTTTCGTCGATGTCGGCGTAGTGGAAGTCGCCGGTGTGGATGAAGAGGAGGGGCTCCGCGTCGCGGATGCGGTCGAAGACCTGGCCGTTCGACCCGGTCGAGGCGCAGGCA from Tepidiforma thermophila encodes the following:
- a CDS encoding DinB family protein; protein product: MTMPESERVRIREYLVAQAASRSIEELIERVEGGMAELFAAARAIPAERYEEHPPGDEWSPMDCLAHVVGWNLQVATAVLHVALTGERPANGLPELPREREQILEAQAAGNASLYEHVRAADPGAHLEVRWEHPFFGPLNWREWLLFLRLHALDHARQLAGMREALGA
- a CDS encoding metallophosphoesterase family protein codes for the protein MREPRPLRVVHTSDVHLGAYAGNDHPGWVERRRRMEAAFSRVIDLANRACADVLVLAGDIFDNDRVPAETVEWAAAQIARFKGQAFLIPGNHDPMDPGSIYWRHDMEAIAKRLTIVREHRGEVIEPEGVDLVVWGRAYLDSDWHFRPLDGLPERLDRRWHIALAHGHFVPEGGETYRSLPIHERELAAARGHWDYVALGHWEPHADVSRHGVTAVYSGAPMPLSDANRRAGLCVIVDFDARGVRWRTERVDG
- a CDS encoding YeeE/YedE family protein, whose protein sequence is MKPLALGGVIAAVWLLLDQRGFAIGAFWLIGVAFGVVLQRSRLCFAGAFRDLVLLGDGRLFRAILVGLAVATVGFVFLEARLAPDPGFGIAPAGPHIQPVGIATVVGGVLFGVGMVLAGGCVSGSLWRMGEGYVASWVAMAGIVAGTVVANRQWAWWYDNDIRERTAVWLPAELGGYPLALALTLAALAGLYVLVLWWESRTPKMPEFPAPPPEPAFGLREQLRQGWDRVWGGHGWSYTTGAVALAVLSVFALGLQVPLGVTGGISLWADNVLGWFDAGSLPLKGSELLAGCTPGGAEKWFTVRTATMLGLVAGAFTASVLSGEFRLRWPRQRSRYVQAAAGGILMGYASVIAIGCTIGAFFSSIPSLALAGWVYGIALFGGAWVGVALIRRLP
- a CDS encoding sulfurtransferase TusA family protein produces the protein MELDVRGEMCPYPAMKAREALAKLPAGECLEVLTDHAPALSTVPWEGAKLNYRSTIEPVGRGTWRIRLEPAEGTLDQKKALAEIARRAAELSKG
- a CDS encoding sulfurtransferase produces the protein MLESLRRRLPLAGLVFALLLALPLAAACGGDDDDTNGAGSNGDAAAEPAGYAEPDLLAETDWLAGKLGDPSLVIVDIRKKEAYEAGHIPGAVWYDQAALKDPDEKLYVIRESLFAEKVGALGIDGTKEVVIYDDGTGLWATRLWWVLDYYGHPKARVVNGGWAKWEKEGRPVTKDVPNPTPAKFVAKPNPDVICALDYVKDKATNPDPNVVILDARTQAEYTGADVRAARGGHIPNAVNLDWQASLTETDPKVWKSADQLRAQFAKVGITKDTQVITYCQTGVRAAHSLFTLRLVGLGKGNKVYDGSWAEWGNSKETPVQQ
- a CDS encoding DUF192 domain-containing protein, with amino-acid sequence MPPTVRLVNQRTGETVAARVSVADSFWSRFRGLMFRRPLEPGEGLWIQPCSSIHMLGMRFAIDAIFLDHDGRVLKVARGVRPWLGLAAARGARSVVELPAGSAAAIQPGNRLEAVPVP
- a CDS encoding alkaline phosphatase D family protein yields the protein MPTRPWRRTAPAFLALVGTGALAAVAVDLAGGFALAARPWEGSALAWAVLAALSGTLLSLRSQVAASVLWLAAAWAALVIVRLGEAPAIAMLGSGLMGLAGLLALAGPLRRQSRRTAGTLAGAAVLFAILTVVGVRVHDAYLGPTHPASALEPQPVDLVEWAWAGAVTPTSFAVTAQLAEPVRNAGPPEPALVVRAADEGTVVGRFAPVTVSPAGVARFEAAGLEPGARYRWSIALGDREERYRTGKLQTFPVGQSSFTLAFGACASTGSNGQVFDRIRDAEPLLFIHTGDFHYADIDENDPAAIRRAYARSLRSPAQQALWLAAPVAYTWDDHDYGGNDADRTTASRDAARSVYREIVPHYPLPLDGPIAQAFTVGRVRVILTDSRSERAPSSVPDGPDKSMLGDVQLAWLFDELLRARDTAALVIWVSSVPWISSSAGGDDWGAYAAERRQIADFVLEHGIRNLVMLSGDAHMLAADSGANNRFAAGGAGPGFPVYHAGALDRRGSVKGGPYSEGARPGGGQFGLLAIDDRGDAIEVTFSGRNWRGEELIRHAVTFAVQR